A single genomic interval of Camelina sativa cultivar DH55 chromosome 11, Cs, whole genome shotgun sequence harbors:
- the LOC104723114 gene encoding uncharacterized protein LOC104723114 isoform X2, whose amino-acid sequence MGSGEARFYDPVREKVHNIGNDPNLELEGTRYLGSTLGWVVMINSVAVDPREHHQIFLYNPFTSKRCELPPLTIGNPHPKTVVRYGVLTGDPREDNTYVCLFTDNSYINNGMVILNIPRELICYVAKRNGKWDQYWSVTSIPNHHTHGSPIESISPCADKISIIIRGHSLDFTFQTQDWNVRETQENDPIGWNPFHGQPFHQIKHRLQISQQIPTTLEIIGTKTDRERVKNSAWDGGNHSVSYIEGVWVEVRA is encoded by the coding sequence ATGGGATCCGGAGAGGCCCGTTTCTATGACCCTGTGAGAGAGAAGGTACACAATATTGGGAATGACCCAAATCTTGAACTTGAAGGTACCAGATACCTGGGATCAACATTGGGTTGGGTTGTCATGATTAACTCCGTTGCCGTAGACCCACGCGAACACCACCAAATTTTCTTATACAACCCTTTCACTTCGAAACGGTGCGAACTACCCCCTCTCACCATTGGAAACCCACATCCCAAGACTGTGGTCCGTTACGGTGTGCTCACCGGAGATCCACGTGAAGACAACACTTATGTTTGTCTCTTCACCGATAACTCTTACATAAATAATGGCATGGTTATTTTGAATATTCCTAGGGAACTTATTTGTTATGTAGCCAAGAGGAACGGAAAATGGGATCAGTATTGGTCAGTGACTTCTATCCCTAACCATCATACTCATGGCTCGCCTATAGAGTCCATCTCCCCATGTGCGGacaaaatatcaattattataAGGGGCCATAGTTTGGACTTCACCTTCCAAACCCAAGACTGGAATGTCAGAGAGACTCAAGAGAATGATCCCATCGGATGGAATCCTTTCCACGGCCAACCTTTTCACCAGATAAAACATCGACTTCAGATATCTCAACAGATTCCCACAACTCTAGAAATTATTGGCACTAAAACCGATCGCGAGAGGGTGAAAAACAGCGCTTGGGATGGTGGCAATCATAGCGTTTCTTACATTGAGGGAGTTTGGGTTGAGGTTCGCGCTTAG
- the LOC104723114 gene encoding uncharacterized protein LOC104723114 isoform X1 — protein MSIFLLSSLHLLISCKDFLKMPWLLYREMGSGEARFYDPVREKVHNIGNDPNLELEGTRYLGSTLGWVVMINSVAVDPREHHQIFLYNPFTSKRCELPPLTIGNPHPKTVVRYGVLTGDPREDNTYVCLFTDNSYINNGMVILNIPRELICYVAKRNGKWDQYWSVTSIPNHHTHGSPIESISPCADKISIIIRGHSLDFTFQTQDWNVRETQENDPIGWNPFHGQPFHQIKHRLQISQQIPTTLEIIGTKTDRERVKNSAWDGGNHSVSYIEGVWVEVRA, from the exons ATGTCGATATTCTTGCTATCATCATTGCATTTACTCATTTCTTGCAAGGATTTTCTGAAAAT GCCTTGGTTGTTGTACCGTGAAATGGGATCCGGAGAGGCCCGTTTCTATGACCCTGTGAGAGAGAAGGTACACAATATTGGGAATGACCCAAATCTTGAACTTGAAGGTACCAGATACCTGGGATCAACATTGGGTTGGGTTGTCATGATTAACTCCGTTGCCGTAGACCCACGCGAACACCACCAAATTTTCTTATACAACCCTTTCACTTCGAAACGGTGCGAACTACCCCCTCTCACCATTGGAAACCCACATCCCAAGACTGTGGTCCGTTACGGTGTGCTCACCGGAGATCCACGTGAAGACAACACTTATGTTTGTCTCTTCACCGATAACTCTTACATAAATAATGGCATGGTTATTTTGAATATTCCTAGGGAACTTATTTGTTATGTAGCCAAGAGGAACGGAAAATGGGATCAGTATTGGTCAGTGACTTCTATCCCTAACCATCATACTCATGGCTCGCCTATAGAGTCCATCTCCCCATGTGCGGacaaaatatcaattattataAGGGGCCATAGTTTGGACTTCACCTTCCAAACCCAAGACTGGAATGTCAGAGAGACTCAAGAGAATGATCCCATCGGATGGAATCCTTTCCACGGCCAACCTTTTCACCAGATAAAACATCGACTTCAGATATCTCAACAGATTCCCACAACTCTAGAAATTATTGGCACTAAAACCGATCGCGAGAGGGTGAAAAACAGCGCTTGGGATGGTGGCAATCATAGCGTTTCTTACATTGAGGGAGTTTGGGTTGAGGTTCGCGCTTAG
- the LOC104723113 gene encoding putative F-box/LRR-repeat protein 23, which yields MIDILENVQKLCKPWRRVCKDPSVWRKIDMRNLGDFATKYDLEIMCRHAVDLSQGGLVDIDIWDFDTDDLLYYIAEWVEVENIYILLILLNYLLYLSLLGYILIFHTYLHCRSINLKSLRFTCDKITDEGVMKAVVKLPLLEELDVISYCSFSGNSFRVVDQACPNLKTLKLNHNPELGFFVCYEHNSIATEIAECMPKLHHLQLIGNGLNNTGLNAILDGCPHLDYLDLRECSNINLVGDLEKKCSERISVLRRPDDSTADFPFQTTMYDQELFFYPDCGADNDVDFEFSCPSPSDYG from the exons ATGATTGATATACTGGAAAACGTTCAGAAATTGTGTAAGCCGTGGCGTCGCGTATGTAAAGACCCTTCAGTGTGGCGGAAGATTGACATGCGCAACCTCGGAGACTTTGCAACGAAGTACGACCTCGAGATCATGTGTCGTCATGCAGTTGATCTTAGCCAAGGTGGTTTGGTTGATATCGATATTTGGGACTTTGATACTGATGATCTCCTCTATTACATCGCTGAATG GGTTGAAGTAGAGAACATTTACATCTTATTAATATTGTT aaattatttgcTTTATTTGTCTTTGTTaggttatattttaatttttcacacGTACTTGCATTGCAGGTCCATTAATCTGAAAAGCCTTAGATTTACATGCGATAAAATAACAGATGAGGGAGTTATGAAAGCTGTTGTGAAACTACCATTGCTTGAAGAGCTTGATGTTATTTCATACTGCTCGTTTTCAGGAAACTCTTTTAGAGTTGTAGACCAGGCTTGTCCAAATCTGAAGACATTGAAGCTAAACCATAATCCCGAGCTcgggttttttgtttgttatgagCATAATAGTATTGCCACAGAAATTGCAGAATGCATGCCCAAGCTGCACCACCTCCAACTTATTGGGAATGGACTAAACAACACAGGCTTGAACGCCATTCTTGATGGTTGTCCCCACCTGGACTACCTTGATTTACGCGAGTGTTCTAACATTAACCTTGTCGGGGATCTCGAGAAGAAGTGTTCTGAGAGGATTAGTGTTTTGAGACGCCCAGATGACTCAACTGCTGATTTCCCATTTCAAACCACAATGTATGACcaggaattgtttttttatccTGATTGTGGCGCCGACAATGATGTTGACTTTGAGTTCTCTTGTCCTAGTCCAAGTGACTATGGTTAG